The DNA sequence AGGAGATCCTGCATGAGTTGCAGGGGCTGGCACGAGATGGGCTTTTATTTACCGAAGATTCTCCCACGGTGCCCTGGACGGCCCATGAGAAAATAATCAAATCCCTCTGCCTGCATGTGGCCCACGACTGCAATTTGCGCTGCCGTTACTGTTTTGCCGGCACCGGGGAGTACAGCGGTCCCCGGGGGCTCATGCCCCTGGAAGTGGGCCAAGCCGCCCTGGATTTCCTGCTGGCTCATGCGGGGGCCCGGCCCACGGTGGAAGTGGACTTTTTCGGCGGGGAACCCCTCCTGAACATGCCGGTGGTACGGGAGTTGATCTCTTACGGGAAAGAAGCGGCTCGCCGGGCCGGGAAAACCATCGATTTTACCCTTAC is a window from the Clostridia bacterium genome containing:
- a CDS encoding 4Fe-4S cluster-binding domain-containing protein, whose protein sequence is MEYRFNTKNWDKDLHLFTYKDLNILLDVNSGAVHVIDDLTKAVLELLKEFRGDGERVLEAGRDRYPAGEMEEILHELQGLARDGLLFTEDSPTVPWTAHEKIIKSLCLHVAHDCNLRCRYCFAGTGEYSGPRGLMPLEVGQAALDFLLAHAGARPTVEVDFFGGEPLLNMPVVRELISYGKEAARRAGKTIDFTLT